A region of the Denticeps clupeoides chromosome 12, fDenClu1.1, whole genome shotgun sequence genome:
GTCCAAAAGTGCCAATTAGATTAGCCTTTTAATAGGGTCTTCAATTCTCTGttattatttctaaaaaaaaattttataacatttattttgtgatgGTTTCTTGGAAGATAATTAAGGGAGaaagtattatttatatttttatcattagaaaaaaagataaataaaaaaaatactttccaTCACTTTTTGCCcctttttgtggttttgttaaCTGGAGGTCTTTTGACCAGATTGTATGGGAGATTCCCATTAACTGTTAAActggtatttaaaaaatatgtacattgaTTGGCTTTTAACTTATTACTGAAGAGCACAGACGTTAGAATTATAGAAATACAATTTCATGGAAGCGTTATTATTGTTACCTATATGTTAggtaaccatttttttttcattgtgttatgaAAAGTCTAAATGTTTCTGATAGTTATTCGATCTCTTCTGATTAATTTAAGATGTGTTTTGTAGAGATTGGCCAAGTACAGTTGATGCACTcttaaaatgacacattttcaaATGTGTCATAAGGCGAAGGAAAGGATATCCGTGATTTTGCCATTTTTGGCGCAGTTTATTTGCGAATTTCTGCcatgttattataatatttttattcccCGTAGCTGGGGAATTTTGGGGGCACGACGCGCACGGCAGGTGGGGGCGCTGCGAAGAACACTCGCAGGTTCTAACAGggtagaggaagaagaagaagaaagctgGAGGCGGAAGTTCCGGTGCGGCGCCTCCATTAGCAGCGCTACGCGCGGAAACGGGACGTCGGCggaatatagaaatatattttaaaatacgcGCATATACGGTTGTCCGGCGCCTTTTCCCACCCCCTCGCTGCTATATATTTGCGGTGTAAGGAGCCGGGACGCCTGCGCCCCGCGACCAGGCACAGAAGGCCATGAAGCTCACGGACAATGTGCTGCGGAGCTTCAGAGTCGCGAAGGTGTTCCGGGAGAACTCGGACAAGATCAACTGCTTCGACTTCAGTTCGAACGGGGAGACGGTGATCTCCAGCAGCGACGACGACTCCATCGTGCTCTACGACTGCCAGGAGGGAAAGTGAGACGCGTGTAGCTGTTGGGCGGCCGGGACGTGTACGGTCCCGCGTCCGTCCGTGTGTTTAATACAGCTGGATGAGCGCCGTGATGGGGCTTTTCCCTGGTCGGACAAAATGCTAAGTCGTTAGCTTCGCCGGATGCTCTGTTCTCGTTATCTGGCCCATTTACTGCGTTGTGCACCGTCCAGAGACTGGTTGGGAGCTTCTGACTGTACCTGGTTGTATTGTTGTACTGCTGGTGGTCGCTTCCTTTCACCTGCCACGCCTCCcttctttacatttatggcatttatccagagcgacatgtTAAAATCAATCATGTAATCGGTACattaggactcaaaccatgaacacAGTTTATTCATTCTGCTGTAGCTTTTTCTAGAATaaaagtcagactataagaacgttggtattctctaaagaggaaggtcttcagCTGCTGTTTGAAGATACTTAACGACTGTGTcatgacctcgaggggaagttcattccaccacataGATGATTGTCTAGACAAAGGTCTTCCTCGTCCcctcagcggtggagggaccaggcgggcagtactggaggtgcagtgtgaggtataataagggctgtgaggtaggatggtgaaaccccatgtttggttttgtaggccagcataAGAATTTTGAGTCTGATTGCAgtggggcagctactgggagccagtggagggagcgtagcagtggggcggtgtgggagagaTCGGGAAGGTGcagctgcattctgtattattgGTAGTGGCACTCGGAGgaagaccagctagaagggagttacagtaatccagtcgtgagattactagggactgaaacAGTGTCTGGGTGGCGAATCAGTCTCATATTGTAGAGAGGGAATCTACgtgtatatttttataaaccTAGAAGTCTTGCAAGGTGCCCAGGTGTCCTTTTTAGCATTGCCCCATTTTGCAGAAGGTAGTGTTAAATATTACTGGTTGTCAGTAGTTGGATTTAAcgcacctttttattttctttctgtgtcCCAGACCCAAGCGTACCCTTTACAGTAAGAAGTATGGAGTGGACCTCATAAGATACACACATGCTGCCAACACTGTAGTCTACAGCTCCAACAAAATTGATGGTACGTAAATGGGCAAGCCGTCCTATCAGCGACAGAGGTCCTATCACTCGTGAAGAGTtctgaagtgaagtggttgGTTGTTTCTGTTGCTCTCGCGTCGATCCACGCCCACCCTGGCCTGAGGTAGTTGTTTGTACAGTTTGAGGGTCTGTGATTCTACCCTTTATAGGAGCTAACTGTACATGCCACTGCCTTGCCCATTGTGGAGCCATACCATCACAACCCACCTGGATCCGCTGCTCATCTTCCATTGCATGCCTAATTTTGAAGGGGCACACTGGTTATGTGATTCAGAGATATTTTGCcttttgtctttgtttgtaatgGTATTTTGTTAATGCAGACACAATACGATACCTCTCCCTCCATGATAACAAGTACATTCGATACTTCCCTGGGCACAATAAAAGGTGAGTGCAAAGATCTAACTGGAAACAGGCTAgcatgtatacatacacacacacacacataaccagtcaaatgtttggaagCACATACTCACTTATGGGTCTTTAATTTTTCACATTATAGAACAGAACTGACgatgcaggactatgaaataacacacacaaggttatgtaattaacaaagtAAAAAGTTAATGGGTTTGCATCTCACCATATCAGGGAGCTTATGCTATGATGGAAGCATTTTACACTCTTggtttctctccaccaccttaaattaGACATTAGTTTCCGACAGTCCTGAACATGTATACTGAACACTTTATTATCCACTCATGTTCATCAGCGTTTCATTAAGCggcttttaatgaaaaacaatagtgaacaaagcagccctgaaggtaaaaagaaaacaggcaACAGTTTGttaatcaaacatacttcaattTCTCCCAATAtgacaaatactaaatatttttggattcttcaaaattgcCTTCATCTTGGAATctataaccgccacagagtagtaTGTGTGTATAATACCAACAATGTCAATTTTCCCCATAGGGTGGTGGCACTTTCCATGTCACCAGTGGATGACACTTTCATCTCTGGCTCGTTGGACAAGACTATTCGTCTGTGGGACCTCCGCTCTCCAAACTGTCAGGTGAGTATTCAAATGTAGATTGTGAAGGTCTCAACTAGACTGataagagagaaaaacagaccgATCACACCCAAATGTGACttgtaattatatttcatttgaaGATGTTTGTAATAGGACAGCGGGgaaatttttaaattttattttaaatgttctcTTGCTTTCAGGGCCTGATGCATCTGCAGGGCAAGCCAGTGTGTTCTTTTGACCCCGAGGGGTTAATCTTTGCTGCAGGAGTGAACTCTGAAATGGTCAAGCTGTACGACTTGCGCTCTTTTGACAAGGTGGGACGGTCTCTTGATGTGTTGATGCTTATGAAATTTTTTCAATAGTTTGATTCATAGCCGCGTACCTGCTGTGTCCACAAGAGGCACACAAGATGGTCCATGTTTCTTGGTCCTGAAATGAATCATTTCCATGCAGTTTTTGGAGGGGTGAGGACATCACTGACGTCCCATGTCCTCTCTTGTGTGCAGGGTCCTTTCGCCACATTCAAACTGCAGTATGATCGTGCTTGCGAGTGGACCGGCTTGAAGTTCAGCAACGATGGAAAGCTGATCCTCGTCTCCACCAATGGGGGCACCCTAAGGCTGCTTGATGCATTTAAGGGTGCTGTCTTGCACTCTTTTGGGGTAAAATATCGGCTTACCATATTCGTTAAAAAGTTATTGTAATTACAGCAGTTATGATAATTGTTATGCTATTTTATCTTGCTAAGGGTTACAACAACAGCAAGGGTGTGGTCCTGGAGGCTTCCTTTACACCCGACTCTCAGTTTATAATGATAGGTGAGTTGTGGCCAGATTATTTTAACCAACCCCTAACCCTTCAAAAACCCTCACTTCAACCTAGCTAAATGTTGTCAAGGCTCTGAGGATGGGAAGATCCATGTCTGGAATGCTGAAAGTGGAATGAAAGTAGCAGTCCTGGATGGAAAACACACTGGCCCAGTCACCTGCCTACAGTTCAACCCCAAATTCATGACCTTTGCCAGTGCCTGTTCCAATATGGTGAGATTCGCATTACGGCATCATCCTTTGAACACTTTGGTTT
Encoded here:
- the wdr82 gene encoding WD repeat-containing protein 82, whose translation is MKLTDNVLRSFRVAKVFRENSDKINCFDFSSNGETVISSSDDDSIVLYDCQEGKPKRTLYSKKYGVDLIRYTHAANTVVYSSNKIDDTIRYLSLHDNKYIRYFPGHNKRVVALSMSPVDDTFISGSLDKTIRLWDLRSPNCQGLMHLQGKPVCSFDPEGLIFAAGVNSEMVKLYDLRSFDKGPFATFKLQYDRACEWTGLKFSNDGKLILVSTNGGTLRLLDAFKGAVLHSFGGYNNSKGVVLEASFTPDSQFIMIGSEDGKIHVWNAESGMKVAVLDGKHTGPVTCLQFNPKFMTFASACSNMAFWLPTIDD